A DNA window from Chelativorans sp. AA-79 contains the following coding sequences:
- the tssH gene encoding type VI secretion system ATPase TssH yields the protein MSDISLETVTGKLNRVGYDAFMRSLRHAKGAGNRNVELAHWLLHILSNDRSDVSVTLDHYGIDRARILKDLADTVNGFRKNETEMPGISNQIMDCLDRGWHYATLFFGETQIRTGHILVAALKSVELRRAFQQISKALGQIDADRLVAEAGRLWAQSDEENLRPMDGSGLAAAGTAAAAAASGDGAKRGTTALDRFSVDMTANAAAGRMDPVVGRDDEIRQVIDVLMRRRQNNPILTGEAGVGKTAVVEGFAQRLASGDVPPQLRGVRLCALDIGLMQAGASMKGEFEQRLRSVIDEVQASPTPIILFIDEAHTLIGAGGAQGTGDAANLLKPALARGTLRTIGATTWAEYRQYFEKDPALTRRFQPVNVDEPSVDKCIYMLRGILEPMEKHHGVRISDEAVVAAVKLSARYIPARQLPDKAVSLLDTASARVAISQSTTPAAIADLKVAIEAHEKELAALERENELGRTDEKRLGELKEEIAATREKLAAKEADLAKERAIVDEINALRAKIAAGAAAKPAADGEGPGDDEPAIVPEDVDAARGELRQRLSSLDEFDPETRMIYPHVDEQAIASVVSDWTGIPVGRMVKDEVQTILQLAEILSRRVVGQGHGLEMIARRIETNRAKLDNPNKPIGVFMLCGPSGVGKTETALALAEALYGGEQNIITINMSEFQEAHTVSLLKGAPPGYVGYGEGGRLTEAVRRKPYSVVLLDEVEKAHPDVHELFFQVFDKGQMEDGTGRRIDFKNTLIILTSNVGTEVIMQMAEDGKTRPEPEELSAALRPSLTQVFPPALLGRIVTIPYFPLSDEMLSGIVRLQLDRIRKRIAENHNAAFDYSDGVVEHIVSQCNDPDSGGRMIDNIITNTLLPELSRHFLNRALEKEEIASAKVDVTDGKFAYEVR from the coding sequence GTGAGCGACATCAGCCTTGAAACCGTAACCGGTAAATTGAACCGGGTCGGCTATGATGCCTTCATGCGCTCCTTGCGCCACGCCAAGGGCGCCGGCAACCGCAATGTGGAGCTGGCCCATTGGCTCCTGCACATCCTGTCCAACGACCGGTCCGATGTCTCGGTGACGCTGGATCACTATGGGATAGACCGTGCGCGCATCCTGAAGGACCTTGCCGACACGGTGAACGGTTTCCGCAAGAACGAGACGGAGATGCCCGGCATCTCCAACCAGATCATGGATTGCCTGGACCGGGGCTGGCACTATGCCACACTGTTCTTCGGCGAGACGCAGATCCGCACCGGCCATATCCTTGTCGCCGCGCTGAAATCGGTCGAGCTGCGCCGCGCCTTCCAGCAGATATCGAAGGCATTGGGACAGATCGACGCCGACCGGCTGGTGGCGGAGGCGGGGCGGCTGTGGGCGCAGTCGGACGAGGAGAACCTGCGCCCGATGGACGGCTCCGGCCTTGCGGCGGCGGGCACGGCTGCCGCGGCCGCCGCCTCCGGGGACGGCGCCAAGCGCGGCACCACCGCGCTCGACCGCTTCTCCGTCGACATGACTGCCAATGCGGCTGCAGGCCGCATGGACCCGGTCGTCGGGCGCGACGATGAAATCCGCCAGGTAATCGACGTGCTCATGCGCCGCCGCCAGAACAACCCGATCCTCACCGGCGAGGCGGGCGTCGGCAAGACGGCCGTTGTCGAGGGTTTTGCGCAGCGGCTCGCCTCCGGCGACGTGCCGCCGCAACTGAGAGGCGTGAGGCTCTGTGCGCTCGACATCGGGCTGATGCAGGCTGGCGCGTCCATGAAGGGCGAGTTCGAGCAGCGCCTGCGTTCCGTGATCGACGAGGTGCAGGCCTCTCCCACGCCCATCATCCTCTTCATCGACGAGGCGCATACGCTGATCGGCGCCGGCGGGGCGCAGGGCACGGGCGATGCGGCGAACCTGTTGAAGCCCGCGCTCGCGCGGGGAACACTCCGGACGATCGGCGCCACCACCTGGGCCGAGTACCGGCAATATTTCGAGAAGGACCCGGCGCTGACCCGGCGCTTCCAGCCCGTCAACGTGGACGAGCCGTCGGTAGACAAGTGCATCTACATGCTGCGCGGCATCCTGGAGCCTATGGAGAAGCATCATGGCGTGCGCATCTCCGACGAGGCGGTGGTGGCGGCGGTGAAGCTTTCCGCCCGGTATATCCCGGCGCGGCAACTGCCGGACAAGGCGGTGAGCCTGCTCGATACGGCCTCGGCGCGGGTGGCCATCAGCCAGAGCACCACGCCCGCCGCGATCGCGGACCTCAAGGTGGCCATCGAAGCGCACGAGAAGGAGCTTGCCGCGCTGGAGCGGGAGAACGAGCTTGGCCGCACCGACGAGAAACGCCTCGGCGAGCTCAAGGAGGAGATCGCCGCGACGCGGGAGAAGCTCGCCGCCAAGGAGGCGGATCTCGCCAAGGAAAGGGCGATCGTCGACGAGATCAACGCCCTGCGCGCCAAGATCGCGGCGGGAGCCGCCGCGAAGCCGGCGGCTGACGGCGAGGGGCCGGGAGACGACGAGCCGGCCATCGTCCCGGAAGACGTCGATGCGGCGCGCGGGGAACTGCGCCAGCGGCTTTCGAGCCTCGACGAATTCGATCCCGAAACGCGCATGATCTACCCGCATGTGGACGAGCAGGCGATCGCCTCCGTGGTCTCCGACTGGACGGGCATCCCCGTTGGCCGCATGGTGAAGGACGAGGTGCAGACGATCCTGCAGCTTGCCGAAATCCTCAGCCGGCGCGTGGTCGGCCAGGGTCACGGACTGGAGATGATCGCCCGGCGCATCGAGACCAACCGCGCCAAGCTCGACAACCCCAACAAGCCGATCGGCGTCTTCATGCTCTGCGGCCCCTCGGGCGTGGGCAAGACGGAGACGGCGCTGGCGCTGGCCGAGGCGCTCTACGGCGGCGAGCAGAACATCATCACCATCAACATGTCGGAGTTCCAGGAGGCGCACACGGTTTCGCTCCTGAAGGGCGCCCCGCCCGGCTATGTGGGCTATGGCGAGGGGGGCCGGCTCACCGAGGCGGTGCGCCGGAAGCCCTACAGCGTGGTTCTGCTCGACGAGGTGGAGAAGGCGCATCCGGACGTGCACGAGCTCTTCTTCCAGGTCTTCGACAAAGGGCAGATGGAAGACGGCACCGGCCGGCGCATCGATTTCAAGAACACGCTCATCATCCTCACCTCCAATGTCGGCACCGAGGTCATCATGCAGATGGCGGAGGATGGGAAGACGCGGCCGGAGCCGGAAGAGCTGAGCGCCGCGCTCAGGCCCTCTCTCACACAGGTCTTCCCACCCGCGCTTCTCGGCCGCATCGTGACGATCCCCTACTTCCCGCTGTCGGACGAGATGCTCTCCGGCATCGTGCGGCTGCAGCTCGACCGCATCCGAAAGCGCATCGCGGAGAACCACAATGCCGCGTTCGATTATTCGGACGGCGTGGTGGAGCACATCGTCTCCCAATGCAACGACCCGGATTCGGGCGGCCGGATGATCGACAACATCATCACGAATACGCTGTTGCCTGAGCTGTCGCGGCACTTCCTCAACCGGGCGCTGGAGAAGGAGGAGATCGCCAGCGCGAAGGTGGACGTGACCGATGGGAAGTTTGCCTACGAGGTGCGGTAG
- a CDS encoding peptidoglycan-binding domain-containing protein has translation MSRTLSRGMTGQDVRALQDALNFHIRRGERLRVDGIFGPKTDAKVREFQRANKLTVDGLAGPRTQGELYETTRLTVPLAFMPNMALTPPAFGGPRQVGIKPPRLVPPLQWPGPPFPVPPPFTLGGSFTLLPPHLTILPEFNAPANVLGLDITIPTRKDPLDPAVASRLAIIDLIDDLPVNSKFKVFLINKVPNPEKKISPPGTGFDWGAEPVFDPFDPTGIGVKGNAAFSIRVSEGAGGKPNVVFGAWGDGKFFLDFTGKKGQPRPLVQAEGQLWLGFKGVF, from the coding sequence ATGTCGCGTACGCTTTCGCGAGGCATGACCGGACAGGACGTCCGCGCCCTGCAGGACGCTCTCAACTTCCACATCCGGCGCGGCGAGCGCCTGAGGGTGGACGGCATCTTCGGGCCGAAGACGGACGCGAAGGTGAGGGAGTTCCAGCGGGCCAACAAGCTTACGGTCGACGGGCTCGCGGGTCCCCGCACGCAGGGCGAGCTCTACGAGACGACGCGGCTGACCGTCCCCCTCGCCTTCATGCCCAATATGGCGCTCACCCCGCCGGCCTTCGGCGGCCCGCGGCAGGTCGGCATCAAGCCGCCGCGGCTCGTCCCGCCGCTGCAGTGGCCGGGACCGCCCTTCCCCGTGCCGCCGCCCTTCACGCTCGGCGGCAGCTTCACGCTCCTGCCGCCTCACTTGACCATCCTCCCGGAATTCAACGCGCCCGCCAACGTGCTCGGCCTCGACATCACGATCCCGACGAGGAAAGACCCTCTCGACCCGGCGGTGGCGAGCCGCCTGGCGATCATCGACCTGATCGACGACCTGCCGGTCAACTCGAAGTTCAAGGTGTTCCTCATCAACAAGGTGCCGAACCCGGAAAAGAAGATCTCGCCGCCGGGCACCGGCTTCGACTGGGGCGCGGAGCCCGTGTTCGATCCGTTCGACCCCACGGGCATCGGCGTGAAGGGAAACGCGGCCTTCTCCATCCGCGTGAGCGAGGGCGCGGGCGGCAAGCCGAACGTGGTCTTCGGCGCCTGGGGCGACGGCAAATTCTTCCTGGACTTCACCGGCAAGAAAGGCCAGCCGCGGCCGCTTGTCCAGGCGGAAGGCCAGTTGTGGCTCGGTTTCAAAGGCGTGTTCTGA
- the tssF gene encoding type VI secretion system baseplate subunit TssF encodes MNALPLDTLPVHMLGTAVDTAALYEQLFANCRRVSIRWLDAFGDAQVTAAPPGLLQQFGFSPDEALLGQEPRVFCGFSLLRDFFAFPQKFTGFRLEGLRRVLAPVGAPAFDLLFEFDAAVPRLASVVNRSSFSLYSAPAVNLFEMQLSRIPLSRHEHEHHIVPDRSRPLDFEAHRILDVFAHYTGAREKVRVFPLYSLPPGDIRLNDALFYTVRRLPRKETVRERQRGSATQYSGTDMFLSLREPNGIDDDDRAHELSLRALVSNRHLPEHLPVGEAGADFFLTEDTSLPLRCIAGPTPPRESIVHLERRHRSTVPSGEIAWKLINLLSLNHLGLVDRDSRDRAGGLRELLSLFTDLSDIVTESRLRGIQGISSRPIVRRIRQEDGFNAARGIEVTVLLDEKAFEGTGIMILGAVLDRFFAEYASINSFTQTVIESRQRGIVKRWPPRGGTGRVL; translated from the coding sequence GTGAACGCACTGCCGCTGGACACCCTGCCCGTCCACATGCTCGGAACGGCGGTCGACACCGCCGCACTCTACGAGCAGCTCTTCGCCAACTGCCGGCGCGTGAGCATCCGCTGGCTCGATGCCTTCGGCGATGCGCAAGTCACCGCGGCACCTCCCGGCCTTCTGCAGCAGTTCGGCTTTTCGCCCGACGAAGCACTGCTCGGCCAGGAGCCACGTGTCTTTTGTGGCTTCTCGCTCCTGCGCGATTTCTTCGCCTTCCCGCAGAAATTCACCGGATTTCGGCTTGAGGGTCTGCGGCGGGTGCTTGCTCCGGTCGGTGCTCCCGCTTTCGATCTCCTGTTCGAGTTCGATGCGGCCGTTCCGCGTCTTGCCTCCGTGGTAAACCGGTCGTCCTTCTCGTTGTATTCCGCGCCTGCCGTCAATCTTTTCGAGATGCAACTGAGCCGCATCCCGCTCAGCCGGCACGAGCACGAGCACCACATCGTGCCCGACCGCAGCCGCCCGCTCGATTTCGAAGCGCATCGCATTCTCGACGTTTTCGCCCACTACACGGGCGCACGGGAGAAGGTCCGGGTCTTTCCCCTCTACAGCCTTCCCCCGGGCGACATTCGCCTGAACGATGCTCTGTTCTATACCGTCCGACGCCTGCCCCGGAAAGAAACGGTGCGCGAGCGGCAGCGTGGCTCGGCAACCCAGTATTCGGGAACGGATATGTTCCTCTCGCTTCGTGAGCCGAACGGCATCGATGATGACGATCGGGCGCACGAGCTGAGCCTGCGCGCGTTGGTCTCCAATCGTCATTTGCCCGAGCACCTGCCGGTGGGCGAAGCGGGTGCCGACTTCTTCCTTACCGAGGATACCTCCCTCCCCCTGCGCTGCATCGCGGGCCCGACGCCCCCGCGCGAATCCATCGTTCATCTTGAGCGGCGCCACCGCAGCACGGTCCCATCCGGCGAGATCGCGTGGAAGCTCATCAACCTGCTTTCCCTTAATCATCTGGGGCTCGTTGACCGCGACAGCAGGGATCGCGCCGGCGGCCTGCGCGAGCTTTTGAGCCTGTTCACCGATCTCTCCGATATCGTGACCGAAAGCCGCCTGCGCGGCATCCAGGGGATTTCTTCGCGGCCGATCGTGCGCCGCATCCGCCAGGAGGACGGCTTCAATGCCGCCCGCGGCATCGAGGTCACGGTCCTTCTGGACGAGAAGGCGTTCGAAGGTACCGGCATCATGATTCTGGGAGCGGTTCTCGACCGTTTCTTCGCCGAATATGCGTCCATCAACAGCTTCACCCAGACGGTGATCGAATCCCGGCAGCGCGGAATCGTGAAACGATGGCCGCCGCGCGGCGGCACGGGCAGGGTCCTATGA
- the tssG gene encoding type VI secretion system baseplate subunit TssG: MSYRKDLREEPHRFDFFAVLREFERSEPNKPRIGDSKVPAEDILRLGQDPFLEFPASNLSAYEDRPGGPARIKTRFLGFFGPQGALPLTTTIEAYTWATQHDPSFARFTDIIANRFQQLFYRAWADARPISQHERPDADRFFAYVGSMAGIGSEPFRNRDTVRDIAKVSFAGLAGGQVKSAARLRQMLEAMFEVGIEVVERIGSWLIFEPGDRLALGTMGSTLGQDTFLGSRAYSINDKIRIRIAAKNLEQYRKFLPGGNLSDQLADLVFFYIGHRFDFDVELALRAEHAPAVELGRSGELGWTSWIAPAKPERGETVYYRDARFSPLEMRRSSGRKPKKNRTAAETTGGESGERHQP, from the coding sequence ATGAGCTACCGCAAGGATTTGCGCGAAGAACCGCACCGCTTCGATTTCTTTGCGGTGCTGCGTGAATTCGAGCGATCGGAGCCGAACAAGCCGCGCATCGGCGACAGCAAGGTGCCCGCGGAGGATATTCTCCGCCTTGGCCAGGATCCGTTCCTCGAGTTTCCGGCTTCGAACCTTTCCGCTTATGAGGACCGGCCCGGTGGGCCAGCGAGGATAAAGACCCGCTTCCTGGGCTTCTTCGGTCCCCAGGGCGCGCTGCCGCTCACCACGACGATCGAGGCATATACGTGGGCGACACAGCACGATCCCTCCTTCGCGCGCTTCACCGACATCATCGCAAACCGGTTCCAGCAGCTCTTCTATCGCGCATGGGCGGACGCGCGGCCCATCTCCCAGCACGAGCGTCCCGATGCCGACCGGTTCTTCGCTTATGTCGGCTCGATGGCCGGGATCGGCAGCGAGCCTTTCCGTAACCGCGATACGGTAAGAGACATCGCCAAGGTCTCGTTCGCCGGGCTCGCCGGGGGGCAGGTCAAGAGCGCTGCCCGCCTCAGGCAGATGCTCGAGGCCATGTTCGAGGTCGGGATTGAGGTCGTGGAGCGGATCGGAAGCTGGCTCATCTTCGAGCCCGGAGACCGCTTGGCTCTCGGCACCATGGGCTCCACCCTCGGTCAGGATACGTTTCTCGGTTCGCGTGCCTACAGTATCAACGACAAGATCCGCATTCGCATCGCCGCCAAGAATCTCGAGCAGTATCGCAAGTTTTTGCCCGGCGGAAATCTTTCGGATCAACTGGCCGATCTTGTTTTCTTTTACATTGGTCACCGTTTTGATTTTGACGTAGAGTTGGCGTTACGGGCAGAGCATGCGCCGGCTGTCGAACTGGGACGCTCAGGCGAGCTTGGATGGACGTCGTGGATCGCGCCTGCAAAGCCCGAAAGGGGCGAGACGGTCTACTATCGCGATGCACGTTTCAGCCCGCTGGAAATGCGACGCTCGAGCGGAAGAAAACCCAAGAAAAACAGGACGGCCGCCGAGACAACTGGAGGGGAATCCGGTGAGCGACATCAGCCTTGA
- a CDS encoding caspase family protein gives MARARTRIARVRPRAFAPLLGPFLRLAAVLLLALSSAAILSAGARAEKAEGRRAALVIGNSAYDALTPLPNAVNDARHVGEVLANANFEVTIGTDLDKAELEETIRDFLRSLDDGDVALFYYSGHAVQVAGENFVLPVDASLSSSYDLELESYNISNLLDYMRESSSLQILVLDACRDNPFRNEAYFLGDRKVSVEGKQGLASLVPRQGSLIVYSTAPDQVAYDGAGSLSPFTESLVGHVLTPNVEVRQLLTDIRTDVIERTSGRQVPWDVSSLTSQFYFVTRQNMLVMDQSLTEVRVSPESREVRLNIPPPVASGDAALTARFGQAPKFGALMLDGRAIEPGAEIGAERLGEVVYVSEPGEKSVDLIPYSVASATGETVSGAVAVVFDPALEPAEEEPALSIAAGEAPEPDEPAEARAEAPVQLALATDIGTGFVTVSDALPAAGSLPEGWYRVEERSPSTQIALDETMLSEGDLVRSEDVTRLAVRPALRIIDTDARIVLRPANAAGRAPVVIAVNAALNACDELAGDPLDVQGVVKGVYPNDIRLDEAQAACEAAVRDHPDVARFKHQLGRVLYAKGEYQQAIAYFQAALDAGHVRSGQLLGRFYQLGAGVRKEPEKAIPLFQAAAERGDAYAQYSLGRALLLGSGLTADVPRGMELLTQSAESGHTYAMNQLGAEYLYGERVPKDPERALRYFRESYERNDIWGAMNLALLYRDGVGVEQDTARAKELLMQAHQSLHPHAGRLLALMLRKEGSADQAAIFRLFRESADRGDAWGAFYAAEMMRQDSSLMGSDGEDIRLLALAAGRDAGTPSTRAREALAGIPERTLNMEIQKALVRSGARGIEIDGALGPRTREAVVAVLGSASGAAPDLLGQLIVREWMESNPRLDML, from the coding sequence ATGGCGCGCGCGCGAACGCGCATTGCGAGGGTCCGTCCGCGCGCCTTCGCCCCGCTGCTCGGGCCCTTCCTGCGCCTCGCCGCGGTGCTGCTTCTCGCCCTCTCCTCGGCCGCGATCCTTTCCGCCGGCGCCCGCGCCGAAAAGGCTGAGGGCCGGCGGGCCGCGCTCGTCATCGGCAACTCCGCCTATGACGCGCTGACGCCGCTCCCCAATGCGGTGAATGATGCGCGGCACGTGGGCGAGGTGCTCGCGAACGCCAATTTCGAGGTTACGATCGGCACGGATCTCGACAAGGCGGAGCTTGAGGAGACCATCCGCGATTTCCTGAGATCGCTCGACGATGGCGATGTCGCGCTGTTCTACTACAGCGGCCACGCGGTGCAGGTGGCGGGCGAGAATTTCGTGCTGCCCGTCGATGCCAGCCTGTCCTCCTCCTATGATCTGGAGCTTGAATCCTACAACATTTCCAATCTCCTGGATTACATGCGCGAAAGCTCCTCGCTGCAGATCCTCGTGCTCGATGCCTGCCGCGACAATCCCTTCCGCAACGAGGCCTATTTCCTGGGCGACAGGAAGGTCTCCGTGGAAGGCAAGCAGGGGCTGGCCTCGCTCGTGCCGCGCCAGGGTTCGCTCATCGTCTATTCCACCGCGCCCGACCAGGTGGCCTATGACGGTGCGGGAAGCCTGAGCCCCTTCACCGAGTCCCTCGTGGGCCATGTGCTTACGCCCAATGTCGAGGTCCGCCAGCTCCTCACCGATATCCGCACGGACGTGATCGAGCGCACCAGCGGAAGACAGGTGCCGTGGGACGTCTCCAGCCTCACCTCGCAATTCTACTTCGTCACGCGGCAGAACATGCTGGTGATGGACCAGAGCCTGACGGAGGTGCGCGTCTCGCCTGAAAGCCGCGAGGTCCGGCTGAACATCCCGCCGCCCGTCGCGAGCGGCGACGCGGCCCTCACGGCCCGCTTCGGGCAGGCGCCGAAATTCGGTGCGCTCATGCTCGACGGCCGGGCGATCGAGCCGGGCGCGGAGATCGGCGCCGAGCGGCTCGGCGAGGTCGTCTATGTCTCCGAGCCCGGCGAGAAATCCGTCGACCTCATCCCCTATTCCGTCGCTTCGGCCACCGGCGAGACGGTGAGCGGCGCCGTGGCCGTCGTCTTCGACCCGGCGCTGGAGCCTGCCGAGGAGGAGCCCGCGCTTTCCATCGCCGCCGGGGAAGCGCCGGAGCCGGATGAGCCTGCCGAGGCAAGGGCCGAGGCGCCCGTGCAGCTCGCGCTCGCCACCGACATCGGCACCGGCTTCGTGACCGTCTCCGATGCGCTGCCTGCGGCGGGCAGCCTGCCCGAAGGCTGGTATCGCGTGGAGGAACGCTCGCCCTCCACGCAGATCGCGCTCGACGAGACGATGCTTTCGGAAGGCGATCTGGTGCGCTCGGAGGACGTGACGCGCCTTGCGGTCCGCCCGGCGCTCCGCATCATCGATACGGATGCCCGGATCGTGCTCAGGCCCGCAAACGCGGCGGGGAGGGCGCCCGTCGTCATCGCCGTCAACGCGGCGCTCAACGCCTGCGACGAGCTTGCGGGCGACCCGCTGGACGTGCAGGGCGTGGTGAAGGGCGTCTACCCCAACGACATCCGCCTGGACGAGGCGCAGGCCGCCTGCGAGGCGGCGGTGCGCGACCATCCGGACGTGGCGCGCTTCAAGCACCAGCTCGGGCGCGTGCTCTACGCGAAAGGCGAATACCAGCAGGCCATCGCCTATTTCCAGGCCGCGCTCGATGCCGGCCATGTGCGCTCCGGCCAGCTTCTCGGGCGCTTCTACCAGCTCGGCGCGGGCGTGAGGAAGGAGCCGGAAAAGGCCATCCCGCTCTTCCAGGCGGCGGCGGAACGCGGCGATGCCTATGCGCAGTATTCCCTCGGCCGCGCCCTGTTGCTTGGCAGCGGACTGACGGCGGATGTGCCGCGCGGAATGGAGTTGCTGACACAATCCGCCGAGTCCGGCCACACCTATGCCATGAACCAGCTTGGCGCCGAGTATCTCTATGGCGAGCGTGTACCGAAGGACCCGGAGCGCGCCTTGCGTTATTTCCGTGAATCCTATGAGCGGAATGACATCTGGGGCGCGATGAACCTCGCGCTCCTCTATCGTGACGGTGTCGGCGTCGAGCAGGATACCGCCCGCGCCAAGGAATTGCTGATGCAGGCTCATCAAAGCCTGCACCCTCATGCCGGTCGGTTACTGGCCCTCATGCTGCGCAAGGAAGGCAGCGCCGATCAGGCTGCGATCTTCCGCCTCTTCCGGGAAAGCGCCGATCGCGGCGACGCGTGGGGTGCCTTCTACGCGGCAGAGATGATGCGCCAGGACAGCTCGCTGATGGGCAGCGATGGCGAGGATATCCGGCTTCTTGCCCTGGCTGCAGGGCGCGACGCGGGCACCCCTTCCACGCGGGCGCGGGAGGCCTTGGCCGGCATTCCCGAGCGCACGCTCAATATGGAAATCCAGAAGGCGCTCGTCCGGTCCGGCGCCAGAGGTATCGAGATCGACGGAGCGCTGGGGCCGAGAACCAGGGAAGCGGTCGTGGCCGTCCTTGGCTCCGCGTCCGGTGCCGCGCCTGATCTTCTTGGACAATTGATTGTGCGTGAGTGGATGGAATCCAATCCGCGCCTGGACATGCTCTGA
- a CDS encoding M23 family metallopeptidase, translated as MHEIDASFRQKKDALLARRRKRRWRRAAAAAGLAVAGALAAGVYLTRDHWSIRFYEDEVVTITPEAEMLPEDAAVYVPAIVDLPGDPMIISLGDGSQAPKVKAVPRPPDLSDAGISERVEILSDVMISSSERFMTTIPSSQEDFAFFQSQRMAAITPAAAPLSPVQPEAPAAAGIGADQGAGWGETIAEGEAALPAFEKTEIENTTSISFVTPETERFQASEDIFVRVLTARTLESVVLEHRFGAEEARLAGEALKAFFSRDTLEPGFVVALRGFRGKRGAPLVLMQVSVYADETYVGSLARGADGSFVSGTDPWVREDLFHYSGEIDENAPKRQYRLLDAIYSTAARNQVPTGVIGEAIMYLSRGHDLNAFATESDRFVLVYSGTPRGADGASGRVLYVAVRGAEKSFECFVYSEGGGDFACVSGDDRVHSISVVNGMVTPVNGVLTSTFGPRKHPILKTVRIHKGVDWTAPVGTPVFAAFDGEVAFAGEAGEYGNLVRISHPGGRETRYAHLERFAPAARSGTAVKTGDVVGYVGTTGLSTGPHLHFELYSGGNAVDPLGTVTVASDGSAVEALTDRIIRVESGGDAAAKNPLSTATGLGQFIESTWLRMMRTYRPDLARSLSTADLLALRFDPTISREMVRNLAREGEAYLRARGHQITAGRLYLCHFLGMEGAHIVLSAPAGAALAEVLGQGVISANPFLSGKDANWVIGWAENKMRGTRGRAPAASATTVQKVAQASPEFLRYKQALAALVNAAAEAL; from the coding sequence GATCACTGGTCGATCCGCTTCTACGAGGACGAGGTGGTGACGATCACGCCCGAGGCCGAGATGCTGCCGGAGGACGCGGCGGTCTACGTTCCCGCCATCGTGGATCTGCCGGGCGACCCGATGATCATCAGCCTGGGAGACGGCAGCCAGGCGCCGAAGGTGAAGGCGGTGCCCCGGCCGCCGGATCTCTCGGATGCCGGCATCTCCGAGCGGGTGGAGATCCTCTCCGACGTCATGATCAGCTCCAGCGAGCGGTTCATGACCACGATTCCCTCCAGCCAGGAGGATTTCGCCTTCTTCCAGTCGCAGCGCATGGCGGCGATTACGCCTGCCGCCGCGCCCCTTTCTCCCGTCCAGCCGGAAGCGCCCGCCGCGGCCGGCATCGGGGCGGACCAAGGCGCGGGCTGGGGCGAGACGATCGCGGAGGGGGAGGCGGCCCTTCCGGCCTTCGAAAAGACCGAGATCGAGAACACCACCAGCATCAGCTTCGTGACGCCGGAAACGGAACGCTTCCAGGCGAGCGAGGACATCTTCGTCAGGGTGCTGACCGCGCGGACGCTGGAAAGCGTCGTGCTGGAGCACCGCTTCGGCGCGGAGGAGGCCCGCCTTGCCGGCGAAGCGCTGAAGGCCTTCTTCTCCCGCGACACGCTCGAACCCGGCTTCGTCGTCGCGCTGCGCGGCTTCCGCGGGAAGCGCGGCGCGCCCCTCGTCCTGATGCAGGTCTCCGTCTATGCCGACGAGACCTATGTGGGCTCGCTCGCGCGCGGCGCCGATGGAAGCTTCGTCTCCGGCACGGACCCGTGGGTGCGCGAGGACCTCTTCCATTATTCCGGCGAGATCGACGAGAACGCGCCGAAGCGCCAGTACCGGCTGCTCGACGCGATCTATTCCACCGCCGCCCGCAATCAGGTGCCGACCGGCGTCATCGGCGAGGCGATCATGTATCTCTCGCGCGGGCACGACCTCAACGCCTTCGCCACCGAGAGCGACCGTTTCGTGCTCGTTTATTCCGGCACGCCGCGCGGGGCGGACGGCGCTTCCGGCCGCGTCCTCTATGTGGCCGTGCGCGGGGCCGAGAAGAGCTTCGAGTGCTTCGTCTACAGCGAGGGCGGCGGGGATTTCGCCTGCGTCTCCGGCGACGACCGGGTGCATTCGATCAGCGTGGTCAACGGCATGGTGACGCCGGTCAACGGCGTGCTCACCTCCACCTTCGGCCCGCGCAAGCACCCGATCCTGAAAACCGTGCGCATCCACAAGGGCGTGGACTGGACTGCGCCGGTGGGCACGCCCGTCTTCGCCGCCTTCGACGGCGAGGTGGCGTTTGCGGGCGAGGCCGGCGAGTACGGCAACCTCGTGCGCATCTCCCATCCGGGCGGGCGGGAGACGCGCTACGCGCATCTGGAGCGCTTCGCCCCCGCCGCCAGGTCCGGGACGGCGGTCAAGACGGGCGATGTCGTCGGCTATGTCGGCACGACCGGGCTTTCCACGGGCCCGCATCTGCATTTCGAGCTCTACTCGGGCGGCAACGCCGTCGATCCGCTGGGCACGGTCACCGTCGCCTCGGACGGTTCGGCGGTGGAGGCGCTGACGGACCGCATCATCCGCGTCGAAAGCGGCGGCGACGCCGCAGCCAAGAACCCGCTCTCCACCGCCACCGGACTGGGCCAGTTCATCGAATCCACCTGGCTGCGCATGATGCGCACCTACCGGCCGGATCTTGCCCGCTCGCTCTCCACGGCGGACCTTCTGGCGCTCCGCTTCGATCCGACCATCTCCCGTGAGATGGTGCGCAACCTCGCCCGCGAGGGCGAAGCCTATCTGCGCGCCCGCGGCCACCAGATCACCGCCGGCCGGCTCTATCTCTGCCATTTCCTGGGCATGGAGGGCGCGCACATCGTGCTTTCAGCGCCGGCCGGTGCCGCCCTTGCGGAGGTGCTGGGGCAGGGGGTGATCAGCGCCAATCCCTTCCTGTCCGGCAAGGACGCGAACTGGGTGATCGGCTGGGCCGAGAACAAGATGCGCGGCACGCGCGGGCGCGCGCCCGCCGCTTCCGCCACGACCGTGCAGAAGGTCGCGCAGGCCTCGCCCGAATTCCTCCGCTACAAGCAGGCCCTGGCCGCCCTCGTGAACGCGGCGGCGGAGGCTCTCTGA